The Etheostoma cragini isolate CJK2018 chromosome 15, CSU_Ecrag_1.0, whole genome shotgun sequence genome window below encodes:
- the LOC117958496 gene encoding serine protease 33-like translates to MEVNVPIVGNRQCNCNYGVGSITKNMICAGLSAGGKDSCQGDSGGPMVSKQGGRWILEGIISFGIGCAKPNIPGVYTRVSQYQTWINSQITSNQPGYITFTSSGTDSDLSIGCDGLPPPPTTFPTTTLPKTTTTTRPPTTLPKTTTTTRPPTTLPKTTPTTRPPTTLSPTTTTTIAKLCGITPLNTRIVGGQNAPVGNWPWQASLQSSGSHFCGGSLINNEWVLTAAHCFPRIPTGLTVFLGLQSLQGPNPNGVSRTVTTVIKHPNYNSNTNDNDICLLKLSSPVTFTDFIVPVCLAAPGSTFFSGVSSWVTGWGDTGSGVSLPPPGNLMEVNVPIVGNRECYCNYGVGSITKNMICAGLRAGGKDSCQGDSGGPMVSKQGSRWILGGIVSFGNGCAQPNFPGVYTRVSQYQAWVNSQITSNQPGFITFTSNGTDSDLSINCADLP, encoded by the exons ATGGAGGTGAATGTGCCGATCGTGGGGAACAGACAGTGTAACTGTAACTATGGTGTAGGCtcaatcacaaaaaacatgatcTGCGCCGGGTTAAGTGCTGGAGGGAAGGACTCCTGTCAG GGGGATTCAGGTGGTCCGATGGTGAGCAAGCAGGGCGGCCGCTGGATCCTGGAGGGAATCATTAGTTTTGGAATTGGTTGTGCCAAGCCTAATATCCCAGGAGTCTACACCAGAGTGTCACAATATCAGACCTGGATCAACAGCCAGATCACCAGCAACCAGCCAGGCTATATCACCTTCACGTCCAGTGGAACGGACAGTGACCTCAGCATCGGCTGTGATGGCCTGCCACCGCCTCCAACCACCTTCCCTA CAACCACCCTCCCTAAAACCACTACAACCACACGTCCTCCAACCACCCTCCCTAAAACCACTACAACCACACGTCCTCCAACCACCCTCCCTAAAACCACTCCAACCACACGTCCTCCAACCACCCTCTCTCCAACCACTACAACCACCATTGCCAAAC tgtGCGGTATAACTCCGCTCAACACCAGGATTGTTGGAGGACAGAACGCCCCTGTGGGGAACTGGCCCTGGCAAGCCAGCCTGCAATCATCTGGTAGCCACTTCTGTGGAGGATCCCTCATTAATAATGAATGGGTGCTGACTGCTGCTCACTGCTTCCCAAG gATCCCAACAGGTTTGACTGTGTTTCTGGGTCTCCAGAGTTTACAGGGACCCAACCCCAATGGGGTGTCTCGGACGGTAACAACCGTCATCAAACATCCTAACTATAACTCCAATACTAATGATAACGACATCTGCCTCCTGAAGCTCTCGTCACCGGTGACTTTCACAGATTTCATTGTTCCTGTCTGCCTGGCAGCTCCAGGCAGCACCTTCTTCAGCGGCGTTAGCTCCTGGGTGACCGGCTGGGGCGACACTGGATCTGGAG tCTCCCTTCCTCCCCCAGGAAACCTAATGGAGGTGAATGTGCCGATCGTGGGGAACAGAGAGTGTTACTGTAACTATGGTGTAGGCtcaatcacaaaaaacatgatcTGCGCCGGGTTACGTGCTGGAGGGAAGGACTCCTGTCAG GGGGATTCAGGTGGTCCGATGGTGAGCAAGCAGGGAAGCCGCTGGATCCTGGGGGGAATCGTAAGTTTTGGAAATGGATGTGCCCAGCCTAATTTCCCAGGAGTCTACACCAGAGTGTCCCAATATCAGGCCTGGGTCAACAGCCAGATCACCAGCAACCAGCCGGGCTTCATCACCTTCACATCCAATGGAACTGACAGTGACCTCAGCATCAACTGTGCTGACCTGCCATGA
- the LOC117958181 gene encoding serine protease 27-like, whose product MECHSQPAVCGITPLNTRIVGGQKAPVGNWPWQASLQSAGRHFCGGSLINNEWVLTAAHCFSRIPTRLTVSLGLQSLQGPNPNGVSRTVTAVINNPNYNSNTKDNDICLLKLSSPVTFTGFIVPVCLAAPGSTFFSGVRSWVTAPGSTFFSGVRSWVTGWGDTGFGGGSGSS is encoded by the exons ATGG AGTGTCACTCACAACCTGCTG taTGCGGTATAACTCCGCTCAACACCAGGATTGTTGGAGGACAGAAGGCCCCTGTGGGGAACTGGCCCTGGCAAGCCAGCCTGCAATCAGCTGGGAGGCACTTCTGTGGAGGATCCCTCATTAACAATGAATGGGTGCTGACTGCTGCTCACTGCTTCTCAAG GATCCCAACCAGACTAACTGTGTCTCTGGGTCTCCAGAGTCTACAGGGACCCAACCCCAATGGGGTGTCTCGGACAGTAACAGCCGTCATCAATAATCCTAACTATAACTCCAACACTAAAGACAACGACATCTGCCTCCTGAAGCTCTCGTCACCGGTGACTTTCACAGGTTTCATTGTTCCTGTCTGCCTGGCAGCTCCAGGCAGCACCTTCTTCAGCGGCGTTAGATCCTGGGTGACCG CTCCAGGCAGCACCTTCTTCAGCGGCGTTAGATCCTGGGTGACCGGCTGGGGCGACACTGGATTTGGAGGTGGGTCAGGAAGCAGCTag
- the LOC117958497 gene encoding chymotrypsin-like protease CTRL-1 isoform X1 yields the protein MALYKVIGAVALLTLLTQESHSQPAVCGITPLNTRIVGGQIAPLGNWPWQASLQSAGRHFCGGSLINREWVLTAAHCFSRIPTGLTVFLGLQSLQGPNPNGVSRTVTTVIKHPNYNSITKDNDICLLKLSSPVTFTDFIVPVCLAAPGSTFFSGVSSWVTGWGDIGSGVSLPPPGNLMEVNVPIVGNSECNCNYGVGSITKNMICAGLRAGGKDSCQGDSGGPMVSKQGSRWILGGIVSFGIGCAQPDFPGVYTRVSQYQTWINNQITSNQPGYITFTSSGTDSDLSINCADLP from the exons ATGGCTCTGTACAAGGTAATCGGTGCGGTGGCTCTGCTGACTCTCCTGACACAGG AGTCTCACTCACAACCTGCTG TGTGCGGTATAACTCCGCTCAACACCAGGATTGTTGGAGGACAGATCGCCCCTCTGGGGAACTGGCCCTGGCAAGCCAGCCTGCAATCAGCTGGGAGGCACTTCTGTGGAGGATCCCTTATTAACCGTGAATGGGTGCTGACTGCTGCTCACTGCTTCTCAAG gATCCCAACAGGTTTGACTGTGTTTCTGGGTCTCCAGAGTCTACAGGGACCCAACCCCAATGGGGTGTCTCGGACGGTAACAACCGTCATCAAACATCCTAACTATAACTCCATTACTAAGGACAACGACATCTGCCTCCTGAAGCTCTCGTCACCGGTGACTTTCACAGATTTCATTGTTCCTGTCTGCCTGGCAGCTCCAGGCAGCACCTTCTTCAGCGGCGTTAGCTCCTGGGTGACCGGCTGGGGCGACATTGGATCTGGAG tCTCCCTTCCTCCCCCAGGAAACCTCATGGAGGTGAATGTGCCGATTGTGGGGAACAGCGAGTGTAACTGTAACTATGGTGTAGGCtcaatcacaaaaaacatgatcTGCGCCGGGTTACGTGCTGGAGGGAAGGACTCCTGTCAG gGGGATTCAGGTGGTCCGATGGTGAGCAAGCAGGGAAGCCGCTGGATCCTGGGGGGAATCGTAAGTTTTGGAATTGGTTGTGCCCAGCCTGATTTCCCAGGAGTCTACACCAGAGTGTCCCAATATCAGACTTGGATCAACAACCAGATCACCAGCAACCAGCCAGGCTATATCACCTTCACGTCCAGTGGAACTGACAGTGACCTCAGCATCAACTGTGCTGACCTGCCATGA
- the LOC117958497 gene encoding serine protease 33-like isoform X2, translating to MALYKVIGAVALLTLLTQESHSQPAVCGITPLNTRIVGGQKAPVGNWPWQASLQSSGRHFCGGSLINNEWVLTAAHCFPRIPTGLTVFLGLQSLQGPNPNGVSRTVTTVIKHPNYNSITKDNDICLLKLSSPVTFTDFIVPVCLAAPGSTFFSGVSSWVTGWGDIGSGVSLPPPGNLMEVNVPIVGNSECNCNYGVGSITKNMICAGLRAGGKDSCQGDSGGPMVSKQGSRWILGGIVSFGIGCAQPDFPGVYTRVSQYQTWINNQITSNQPGYITFTSSGTDSDLSINCADLP from the exons ATGGCTCTGTACAAGGTAATCGGTGCGGTGGCTCTGCTGACTCTCCTGACACAGG AGTCTCACTCACAACCTGCTG tGTGCGGTATAACTCCGCTCAACACCAGGATTGTTGGAGGACAGAAGGCCCCTGTGGGGAACTGGCCCTGGCAAGCCAGCCTGCAATCATCTGGGAGGCACTTCTGTGGAGGATCCCTCATTAATAATGAATGGGTGCTGACTGCTGCTCACTGCTTCCCAAG gATCCCAACAGGTTTGACTGTGTTTCTGGGTCTCCAGAGTCTACAGGGACCCAACCCCAATGGGGTGTCTCGGACGGTAACAACCGTCATCAAACATCCTAACTATAACTCCATTACTAAGGACAACGACATCTGCCTCCTGAAGCTCTCGTCACCGGTGACTTTCACAGATTTCATTGTTCCTGTCTGCCTGGCAGCTCCAGGCAGCACCTTCTTCAGCGGCGTTAGCTCCTGGGTGACCGGCTGGGGCGACATTGGATCTGGAG tCTCCCTTCCTCCCCCAGGAAACCTCATGGAGGTGAATGTGCCGATTGTGGGGAACAGCGAGTGTAACTGTAACTATGGTGTAGGCtcaatcacaaaaaacatgatcTGCGCCGGGTTACGTGCTGGAGGGAAGGACTCCTGTCAG gGGGATTCAGGTGGTCCGATGGTGAGCAAGCAGGGAAGCCGCTGGATCCTGGGGGGAATCGTAAGTTTTGGAATTGGTTGTGCCCAGCCTGATTTCCCAGGAGTCTACACCAGAGTGTCCCAATATCAGACTTGGATCAACAACCAGATCACCAGCAACCAGCCAGGCTATATCACCTTCACGTCCAGTGGAACTGACAGTGACCTCAGCATCAACTGTGCTGACCTGCCATGA